A section of the Schistocerca gregaria isolate iqSchGreg1 unplaced genomic scaffold, iqSchGreg1.2 ptg000949l, whole genome shotgun sequence genome encodes:
- the LOC126325924 gene encoding probable holocytochrome-c-type synthase produces MSHEDGLPDNSSCPFQHEPRVAPNLAELELNGGEGTTWHNKETVDHPMQEKVRLKTDYPSQDPRLSNIAVASNIPKGGSDGQQYWQYPSPQRFFNAMKRKGHDPRVEDMQAIVGIHNTVNEKCWREVMEYEKYHLKECPLPKLLRFQGKAESYSPKARLRSWMGYVLPFDRHDWIIDRCGKEQRYIIDFYQGSTKDTQGRPSIYVDVRPDLSFSGAIDRVRHALDQ; encoded by the exons ATGTCCCATGAAGACGGATTACCAGATAACTCCAGCTGTCCCTTTCAGCATGAGCCTCGCGTAGCGCCCAACCTAGCCGAGTTAGAATTGAACGGGGGTGAGGGGACGAcgtggcacaacaaagagactgtggACCATCCCATGCAGGAAAAAGTCAGACTAAAAACCGACTATCCCAGCCAGGATCCTCGCCTCTCAAATATTGCTGTCGCGTCCAATATACCCAAAGGCGGGTCCGATGGCCAACAGTATTGGCAATATCCTTCTCCGCAGCGTTTTTTTAATGCTATGAAAAGAAAAGGGCATGACCCTCGAGTCGAGGATATGCAGGCCATCGTGGGTATCCACAATACGGTAAATGAGAAATGCTGGCGCGAGGTCATGGAATACGAAAAGTACCATTTAAA agaATGCCCGTTGCCCAAGCTATTGAGATTTCAAGGAAAGGCAGAAAGTTATTCGCCAAAAGCTAGACTGAGAAGCTGGATGGG ATATGTCCTTCCATTCGACCGTCATGACTGGATAATTGATCGATGTGGAAAGGAACAAAGATATATTATAGACTTTTATCAAGGCAGCACAAAGGACACTCAGGGGAGACCCTCTATCTACGTAGATGTTCGTCCAGATTTGAGCTTCAGTGGCGCTATTGACCGGGTTCGCCACGCCTTAGATCAGTAA
- the LOC126325922 gene encoding proteasome subunit alpha type-5-like, whose protein sequence is MYLVRNEYDRGVNTFSPEGRLWQIEYAMEAIQLGSTAVGIQTQDGIVLAAERRMTSRLTEPWSVQKILEIDSHIACALSGLVPDARTLIDHARVDAQNYSFNYSEPIPVESVIQSICDLALRFGENNEDEDVMSRPFGVALLVGGVDEKGPFLYHTDPAGNYTQYLAKAIGNGSDTAQTQLEQHYHRTMSLEEAKTLALTILKQVVEEKLTAVNIEVAVVPLGTKKMEYLQAEEIEKIVANTSNSDLAKSK, encoded by the exons ATGTACTTGGTCAG AAATGAGTACGATCGAGGAGTCAACACGTTTTCTCCTGAGGGAAGGCTGTGGCAAATTGAGTATGCGATGGAGGCTATTCAG ctTGGATCAACAGCGGTGGGTATTCAGACACAAGATGGTATTGTTTTGGCTGCCGAGAGACGAATGACGTCCAGGTTGACGGAACCCTGGTCGGTACAGAAA ATTTTAGAAATTGATTCGCATATAGCATGCGCACTGTCTGGACTAGTTCCAGATGCAAGGACACTGATTGACCATGCAAGAGTAGATGCACAG AACTACTCTTTCAACTATTCTGAGCCGATTCCCGTCGAATCCGTTATACAAAGCATTTGCGATTTAGCTCTACGCTTTGGAGAAAACAACGAAGATGAAGACGTCATGTCGAGGCCATTTGGCGTAGCTCTCTTAGTCGGGGGGGTCGACGAGAAAGGACCTTTTTTGTATCATACAGATCCTGCCGGAAACTACACACAATATCTGGCGAAGGCAATAGGAAATGGATCGGATACAGCCCAGACGCAGTTGGAACAGCATTACCATAGAACAATGTCCTTAGAAGAAGCTAAGACTCTCGCCTTAACAATTCTTAAGCAAGTGGTCGAAGAAAAGTTGACGGCCGTAAACATTGAAGTAGCTGTTGTACCGTTAGGGACAAAAAAAATGGAATATCTTCAAGCAGAGGAAATCGAG AAAATCGTTGCCAACACCTCAAATTCCGACTTGGCGAAGAGCAAATAA
- the LOC126325920 gene encoding CYFIP-related Rac1 interactor homolog isoform X1 → MSRIIFCCFISFIKRQASRFNSFFSSPKSTMGSCLSSGISNVPPIELNIHSEPNEEEKEIHATLTKLLSKQGKLIKRLSEYSGCEKYIRNALSEPTPETEEEAWNAVEKSVALLYKFYVYTLRLDESLEGLLLKLCEEGEPERSVRNRQATIGCLAAVLRFAINFDRLKMSKPSIQNDFSYYRRALSRMCTLRNESSASKMKLDLKVNEDVANKMSFHFAYPVPTMKVLSDRVTQLKKINYIPTLSLIANLCCVMVNNQNLSKSDRKSILSLMAGCIIFVDHIAPGGVFNRKSSVYIKQCLNAIRYYGGADRDSLFNEIRFASLHLKDETTPAYVTRFFE, encoded by the exons ATGAGTCGTATCATTTTTTGCTGTTTTATTAGCTTTATAAAGCGGCAGGCTTCTCGGTTTAACAGCTTCTTTTCCTCGCCAAAAAGTACCATGGGTTCATGCCTTTCCAGCGGTATCAGCAATGTCCCTCCAATTGAGTTAAATATTCATTCAGAGCCGAATGAAGAAGAGAAGGAAATACACGCAACTTTGACCAAATTGCTGTCTAAGCAGGGCAAACTCATCAAAAGGTTGAGCGAATATAGCGGTTGCGAGAAGTATATAAGAAAC GCATTATCTGAACCGACGCCCGAGACGGAGGAAGAGGCTTGGAACGCTGTGGAAAAGTCGGTAGCCCTATTGTACAAATTCTATGTATACACTTTGCGGTTGGATGAGTCGCTTGAAGGTCTGTTGTTAAAACTGTGCGAAGAAGGTGAACCGGAACGGAGTGTGAGAAATCGTCAGGCGACTATTGGATGCTTGGCAGCTGTATTACGCTTTGCAATTAACTTTGACAGGTTGAAAATGTCTAAACCCTCTATTCAAAATGACTTCTCTTATTATCGACGTGCTCTGTCGAGAATGTGTACACTAAGAAACGAATCATCTGCATCCAAGATGAAGCTAGACCTCAAGGTTAATGAAGACGTGGCGAACAAGATGAGTTTTCATTTTGCTTACCCTGTACCTACCATGAAGGTCTTGTCCGATAGAGTCACTCAGTTAAAAAAAATCAATTATATACCAACGTTATCTTTGATAGCAAATCTGTGCTGCGTGATGGTGAATAATCAAAATTTGTCAAAAAGTGACAGGAAAAGTATACTAAGTTTGATGGCAGGCTGCATTATTTTTGTGGATCATATTGCTCCAGGCGGCGTGTTCAATCGAAAATCATCTGTCTATATTAAGCAATGTCTCAATGCTATTAGATACTATGGGGGTGCAGATAGGGATAGCCTATTTAACGAAATTAGGTTTGCATCTTTGCATCTAAAGGACGAGACTACGCCTGCGTATGTAACACGTTTTTTTGAATAG
- the LOC126325920 gene encoding CYFIP-related Rac1 interactor homolog isoform X2 produces the protein MGSCLSSGISNVPPIELNIHSEPNEEEKEIHATLTKLLSKQGKLIKRLSEYSGCEKYIRNALSEPTPETEEEAWNAVEKSVALLYKFYVYTLRLDESLEGLLLKLCEEGEPERSVRNRQATIGCLAAVLRFAINFDRLKMSKPSIQNDFSYYRRALSRMCTLRNESSASKMKLDLKVNEDVANKMSFHFAYPVPTMKVLSDRVTQLKKINYIPTLSLIANLCCVMVNNQNLSKSDRKSILSLMAGCIIFVDHIAPGGVFNRKSSVYIKQCLNAIRYYGGADRDSLFNEIRFASLHLKDETTPAYVTRFFE, from the exons ATGGGTTCATGCCTTTCCAGCGGTATCAGCAATGTCCCTCCAATTGAGTTAAATATTCATTCAGAGCCGAATGAAGAAGAGAAGGAAATACACGCAACTTTGACCAAATTGCTGTCTAAGCAGGGCAAACTCATCAAAAGGTTGAGCGAATATAGCGGTTGCGAGAAGTATATAAGAAAC GCATTATCTGAACCGACGCCCGAGACGGAGGAAGAGGCTTGGAACGCTGTGGAAAAGTCGGTAGCCCTATTGTACAAATTCTATGTATACACTTTGCGGTTGGATGAGTCGCTTGAAGGTCTGTTGTTAAAACTGTGCGAAGAAGGTGAACCGGAACGGAGTGTGAGAAATCGTCAGGCGACTATTGGATGCTTGGCAGCTGTATTACGCTTTGCAATTAACTTTGACAGGTTGAAAATGTCTAAACCCTCTATTCAAAATGACTTCTCTTATTATCGACGTGCTCTGTCGAGAATGTGTACACTAAGAAACGAATCATCTGCATCCAAGATGAAGCTAGACCTCAAGGTTAATGAAGACGTGGCGAACAAGATGAGTTTTCATTTTGCTTACCCTGTACCTACCATGAAGGTCTTGTCCGATAGAGTCACTCAGTTAAAAAAAATCAATTATATACCAACGTTATCTTTGATAGCAAATCTGTGCTGCGTGATGGTGAATAATCAAAATTTGTCAAAAAGTGACAGGAAAAGTATACTAAGTTTGATGGCAGGCTGCATTATTTTTGTGGATCATATTGCTCCAGGCGGCGTGTTCAATCGAAAATCATCTGTCTATATTAAGCAATGTCTCAATGCTATTAGATACTATGGGGGTGCAGATAGGGATAGCCTATTTAACGAAATTAGGTTTGCATCTTTGCATCTAAAGGACGAGACTACGCCTGCGTATGTAACACGTTTTTTTGAATAG